The region AGCACTTGACGATAAAAGCTCTTAGCTAAGACGCTATCACGGCACATATACTCCACCCAGCACAGGGTATTGGGTTCAAATGAACGCTTAATCCCCACATGGTCGAAGGCTTGCCAAATAGAAAAGCGTGCCCCTTCAGGGTCGTGGCATACGGCCATTTTACCTGAATCACCCACTGAATGAGGTCCAGCAACGATTTCACCACCCGCATGTTTAATCACTTTTACCGTTTCATCCACATCATCCACAGCAAAATATAACTCCCAATGTGTGGGCAGTTTTAGCATTTCTTGTGGCATTTGATACATGGCAGCAATATCATCACCTTCTAGCTGCAGCATGGTGTAATGACCTTCAGGCATGGGCATATCATCAGCCTGCCATTGAAATAATTTTTGATAAAATATTTTAGCTGAGTACCAATCATGTGTGGCTAGTTCGATCCAGCAAGGCTGCCCCTGCTTATAGTTTGAAACCTTCATATAAATCATCCTTGGCATCTTATGGGAGAATTAATTTGTCTAATTGCCAACCTACTTATAGTTAAGCCCTTTTTAGCACTAATGTCGAGGTTGATATTTAGGCTGTTCTCAGCAACAAAAATGCCCTCATTTGAGGGCATTTGATATTTAAATCAGATAATTAAAAAAAATGACCAGTTAATTCATCTGATTTCTTTATATGGACCACAAGTAGTAAATTTGCGATTTCATGCGAATAATAATGCCTCTAATGATATCGAGGAAGGACAGAAACTCCACCGGTTTAGCCGCTGATATCCACGCTAAGCCTACTGAGCCCACAGGAATATCATAACCTTCAGTTTCATCCAGTTTCAACCTGACAAAGTGGTGTTTGTTATTTAAATTTTGCCCCGTGGTTTGTCTAACATTATCATCACGCGCCAACAAACTACCTTGTGCTTCACCCGTCGCTTCAATAATGCCTTCAACGTGGGCATTAAATACTTTTCCTGGATACACCGCAGATGAGAACTCAGACATTTGCCCGACTTTTACATTACGGATCGCTTGATGATTAACACGCATCAGTACGTATTTTTCATCGGTGTACATCTGAATTCGCGGTGCCACTCCAACATATTGGCCTTCACGCATTATAAAGTTAGTTAAATAACCATTCGCAGGCGCATAAACCTTGGTGTTATCTAAGTTCCATTGCGCTTGCGCAACCGATTCAATTTCACTGTTCAAGTCTGATTGGCGACTATCAACCGTTAAATGCGCCTTTTGAATATTAAGTTGTGCCTTATGGACTTCTGTACCCGCTTTAGAAATTTTCGTGGTGTAAGCATCAACTTGTGATTGCGCCAAATCAACTGCGGTTTGCTGCTCATCTAACTGGCTTTGAGTTATGGTGTCAGCAACTTTACTGTTTTGCTCAACATAACGCGCTAAGGTCGTTTGTTTCCAAACCAAATCTTTCTTTGATGCATGTAACTGATTTTTAGTTATCGATACATCAGACTCTGCAACTTGCAGCTCTTTGTTGGCAATTAAAATATCTTCTCTTGATAGCGATAAGGCGACTTCAGCAGTTTGCTGTTGTACTTGGGCTTTATTCAACGCAATTTGATATGGCTCATCATCAATTTCATAAATAAGCTGACCAGCAACCACCTTTTCATTAGGCTCAACATAAATCCCTTTTACATTGCCTTTAATCTGAGTCGATGCTGGGCGCAGTTGAATATGTGGAGATTGCACTATCGAACCACCAGATAAATCCATCGGTGCGTAATTAAGTAACCCCACCCATACAAACATTAACCAACCGGTGCCCCCCAGGTATGCAAAGGCTTTAGTGCCTTTATTCCAAGGCATTCCCACCATTCTAAGTATGTAAATCAGTAGCGCCCAAATAGCTAAACCTTCAATCATAATAACGCTCCTTTACTTATCGTGGCAGCTTGCTGCGGTGCTGGCTCTAACTGATGTGATGCTGACTGTTGAGCTTCTGGTGCTAGAGGTTTTGGTGTTAGGGGTTCTGGTTCGCTCTCACGCCAGATATCTCGTATTCTTCTCAACGCTTTACCGCTATCAACAAAAGCCACCAGCACAGCTAAAACCCACACCCAATGCCAGACAAAACCAATCCAGGTGAGCGCAGTAATCAAGCCTATCTGTTGATGCTTTTCTTTATGCGCTTTATTGATCGGCAATTCATGAATTCGCCAGAAACCTATTCCTGCCGCCGCGACCGTAACCACTAAAACAACTAATGCTAATCCGTGAAGGGCGGTATCAACGCCTGAGTCAACAAACGGCATACTAAATAAACTCATGGTAAAACTCCTCAAACAATCGCAATGGGCACATTCTGCATGTTCTTAAAATGAGGACAACAGCAAGTCACCACTAGTATCATTTTCAGCTATTTTTTGATATATATAGTGACACCGTATCCAGTGAGAAATTTAGTATGTCGTTTGATATGTCTTTTATCCGAGTGTGCTGTATTAAGCCTTTATTGCTGGGAATTGAAAAAGTTTATGGCATTAAGTCAGAGAGTTTAGGCATTCCAATAAGATTACTTGATGAGCCCATGGCACTGATCCCATTTACTGAAGTGGCTGATTGGTTTATTAAAATTGAACAACTTACAGGTGAGCAAGATTTCATGCTCAAATTACAATCTTATCTCAATTTTAATCAAATTGGCCCCTTGGGGAATTGGTTCTTATCGACCCCTGATTTAGCTCTATCATTTAGGCGAATAAACTACGCTATTGCCAGCTTTCAATCCGGTGCCAGTTATTACGGCATCCAATCAAGTAAAATTATAAAGTGGTGTTACAACAACCCTTATGCCACCGACAGGTCTAAATCCCATGATTCATTGCGCATTGCTATCTCACTATTAAATACAGCACGCCATTTCTTAGGCCCTAACTACAGCCCAATTAAAGTCATGCTAAGCGGGCCTACTTTAGGACAAAATAGCATTGAAAAATTAATGGGCTGTAAAGTCACTTGGAATGCGCCGCAAACTGAGCTGTGGATTGGTTTAAATGAATTAATTAATAATGAATTTCATCATCAAGTGGGCCAGCCTATATTTGATGCCGATACTGCACTGCCGTTCAATCAACTCGATAAATTTCTCAATATGCCACAGGCACATGATGTCCCCAAGTTACTGTACGAAATGGTGAATTATTGTCGTTTTTATGGTTTACCTACCTTAAATAAATTAGCCAATTTATGCGGCCTATCTAAGCAACAATTACAGCGTCGGTTAGCCTTCACAGGTTTTAGTTTTACGGAGTTACTGAAATATATTCTGGGGAATCTAGCAATTAAGTATATGCAGGAAGGGAAAAGTATTACCGAAATATCCGTGTTATTAGGTTATTCAAGTAATCGCAGTTTTAGTAAAAGCTTTCAGCTGTTTCATCAACAAACCCCGACTCAATACTTGCAAAAAATCCAACAAAAAAGCCCTTAAAAAGGGCTTTTTATTTACAGATTGTTTACCAAAAAATTATCTATAAACAGGCAGTAAATCTGCCATTGCCAATAAATGACAAGTCGCAGTGACAATACCGAATACGATGATGACAACAATCAATGG is a window of Shewanella donghaensis DNA encoding:
- a CDS encoding VOC family protein is translated as MKVSNYKQGQPCWIELATHDWYSAKIFYQKLFQWQADDMPMPEGHYTMLQLEGDDIAAMYQMPQEMLKLPTHWELYFAVDDVDETVKVIKHAGGEIVAGPHSVGDSGKMAVCHDPEGARFSIWQAFDHVGIKRSFEPNTLCWVEYMCRDSVLAKSFYRQVLSFDTSTVDMSEMGIGDYVQWLVNKQPVGGMMEMTPEWKDTPPHWMLYFSVEDCDAMAKKAEELGGRICVPPTDIPDVGRFAVIDDPQGGTFSVIKLTKVF
- a CDS encoding HlyD family secretion protein — protein: MIEGLAIWALLIYILRMVGMPWNKGTKAFAYLGGTGWLMFVWVGLLNYAPMDLSGGSIVQSPHIQLRPASTQIKGNVKGIYVEPNEKVVAGQLIYEIDDEPYQIALNKAQVQQQTAEVALSLSREDILIANKELQVAESDVSITKNQLHASKKDLVWKQTTLARYVEQNSKVADTITQSQLDEQQTAVDLAQSQVDAYTTKISKAGTEVHKAQLNIQKAHLTVDSRQSDLNSEIESVAQAQWNLDNTKVYAPANGYLTNFIMREGQYVGVAPRIQMYTDEKYVLMRVNHQAIRNVKVGQMSEFSSAVYPGKVFNAHVEGIIEATGEAQGSLLARDDNVRQTTGQNLNNKHHFVRLKLDETEGYDIPVGSVGLAWISAAKPVEFLSFLDIIRGIIIRMKSQIYYLWSI
- a CDS encoding MFS transporter, whose translation is MSLFSMPFVDSGVDTALHGLALVVLVVTVAAAGIGFWRIHELPINKAHKEKHQQIGLITALTWIGFVWHWVWVLAVLVAFVDSGKALRRIRDIWRESEPEPLTPKPLAPEAQQSASHQLEPAPQQAATISKGALL
- a CDS encoding AraC family transcriptional regulator, whose protein sequence is MSFDMSFIRVCCIKPLLLGIEKVYGIKSESLGIPIRLLDEPMALIPFTEVADWFIKIEQLTGEQDFMLKLQSYLNFNQIGPLGNWFLSTPDLALSFRRINYAIASFQSGASYYGIQSSKIIKWCYNNPYATDRSKSHDSLRIAISLLNTARHFLGPNYSPIKVMLSGPTLGQNSIEKLMGCKVTWNAPQTELWIGLNELINNEFHHQVGQPIFDADTALPFNQLDKFLNMPQAHDVPKLLYEMVNYCRFYGLPTLNKLANLCGLSKQQLQRRLAFTGFSFTELLKYILGNLAIKYMQEGKSITEISVLLGYSSNRSFSKSFQLFHQQTPTQYLQKIQQKSP